A DNA window from Sediminitomix flava contains the following coding sequences:
- a CDS encoding very short patch repair endonuclease, with translation MLGGNSLRWSIMGDIVDRETRSRMMANIRSKNTKPERLLRSYLHKHGFRFRLHGSYKNGKLPGAPDIVLSKYKTVIFVHGCFWHGHKNCEHFRFPKSNTDFWTWKITRNRANDILHRLKLEEMGWNVITIWECQLKNYV, from the coding sequence ATGCTTGGGGGAAATAGTTTAAGATGGTCTATCATGGGTGATATTGTAGATAGAGAAACCAGAAGCCGCATGATGGCTAATATTCGGAGTAAAAACACCAAACCCGAACGACTGCTAAGAAGCTATCTGCATAAACATGGCTTTCGGTTCCGTCTGCATGGGAGTTACAAGAATGGAAAGCTACCTGGGGCACCCGATATTGTCCTTTCGAAATACAAGACTGTCATTTTTGTGCATGGCTGCTTTTGGCATGGCCATAAAAACTGTGAGCATTTCCGGTTCCCCAAAAGCAATACCGACTTTTGGACATGGAAAATCACTCGTAATCGAGCGAATGATATTCTTCACCGACTGAAATTAGAAGAAATGGGATGGAATGTTATAACAATATGGGAGTGTCAACTAAAAAATTACGTTTAA
- a CDS encoding site-specific integrase → MTTKLLIRKKRVNAKGETAILVGYYHDHKHCLFSTGIYVKPKDWDETGQKIKRSMKGFSTRNSVLNQLKADIDEIALELKFQGVVPTTEQVKKAHNSKVGKGEIEQKTFMDYFDSFVEENRPQKAHGTIQKYITLQNHLKDFQEFHSTQLSFDVINNSFYNSFINFLYDQKELSDNTVGDMIKNLKVFLNDMSDKGLNSNLDFQKFVRPKAPATPFVLSEKELNHIVAIDLTNKPKLEIVRDLFVLGCFTGLRFGNYSKLTSENIVGNTLKVFPNKGKKAQITIPITDHSRPIIEKYDGNFPTMSDVLMNRGLKELGQLVGLDDEVERVRYAGKNKTTFKKKKWELLVTHTARRVFITHSLNKGMRPDIIMKITGHTDIKTMMRYVGVNQEEVNAEMMDAWGK, encoded by the coding sequence ATGACAACCAAGTTATTAATCCGAAAAAAAAGGGTAAATGCTAAAGGAGAAACCGCTATTCTTGTAGGCTATTATCATGATCATAAACATTGCTTATTCTCAACAGGAATATACGTTAAACCCAAGGACTGGGATGAGACGGGACAGAAGATAAAACGAAGTATGAAAGGCTTCAGTACAAGGAATAGTGTTCTAAATCAATTGAAAGCAGATATTGATGAAATTGCTTTAGAGTTGAAGTTTCAAGGTGTAGTTCCAACAACAGAGCAGGTGAAGAAAGCACATAATAGCAAGGTCGGAAAGGGGGAAATAGAACAAAAAACTTTTATGGACTACTTTGATAGCTTTGTTGAAGAAAACCGTCCACAGAAAGCTCATGGTACAATCCAGAAGTATATAACTCTTCAGAACCATTTGAAAGACTTCCAAGAGTTTCATTCCACACAACTTAGTTTTGATGTAATCAACAACTCCTTCTATAACTCCTTTATCAATTTTCTTTATGATCAAAAGGAGCTGAGTGATAATACCGTTGGAGATATGATCAAGAACCTGAAAGTCTTTCTCAATGATATGTCAGATAAAGGCCTGAATTCAAATCTAGATTTTCAGAAGTTCGTTAGACCCAAAGCACCTGCAACTCCTTTCGTATTATCGGAAAAAGAACTCAATCACATTGTAGCAATAGATTTAACAAATAAGCCTAAACTTGAAATAGTCCGAGATTTGTTTGTGTTAGGCTGTTTTACAGGCTTGAGGTTTGGTAATTATTCAAAGTTGACTTCTGAAAATATAGTTGGAAACACATTGAAAGTTTTTCCAAACAAAGGGAAAAAAGCACAGATTACAATTCCAATTACAGATCATTCAAGACCAATCATTGAAAAGTATGATGGTAACTTCCCAACAATGTCTGATGTTTTAATGAATAGAGGATTGAAGGAATTAGGACAATTGGTCGGATTGGATGATGAAGTTGAAAGGGTAAGGTATGCGGGGAAAAATAAAACAACGTTCAAAAAGAAGAAATGGGAGCTTCTCGTTACACATACAGCACGAAGAGTTTTTATCACCCATTCGTTGAATAAGGGAATGAGACCTGATATCATCATGAAAATTACAGGACATACGGACATTAAGACAATGATGCGTTATGTAGGAGTTAACCAAGAGGAAGTCAATGCTGAAATGATGGATGCTTGGGGGAAATAG
- a CDS encoding PP2C family protein-serine/threonine phosphatase — MNHEQLILTLDTLETEQSVKKDGLLSESLKMVIGLSALYVVFFLLTENNIAALICCSFAIICFAILSLSTNKVIPFHLVKKLYPASVHFLIIGLILVTGGTDSAFIIWYGAVLCVAFFYGSLKRGKLWLILGAINVALVGLLEYYHIVSIPDLGNDQYKELTSYYSSFLFILYIGRNFYMYEKWHIQSLGESKNLTDEIVAQNEELKQYQEEIQTQNESLEKTQSILYSSLKYGRKIQSTLLDYSKLVKSSFDDAFIIERPRDIVSGDFYWCKETPTHLYLAVADCTGHGIPSAFLTLVGAANLHQATLIQKENDPSKVLEKLDQLILKDLNQGRNEGMDIGLLILDKKHNVGVYSGANTPLYIVRADELEEIKGSRNPIGDTRQNKKVFETTNIKLQKGDQVYITTDGFQDQFGGENDRKYLRKNLKNLLFNSKDLSMSEQCKLFEEEFDKWKGSNKQTDDILMVGFKY, encoded by the coding sequence ATGAATCACGAACAATTAATTTTAACCCTAGATACATTAGAAACGGAGCAAAGTGTAAAGAAAGATGGCTTACTGAGTGAGTCTTTAAAGATGGTGATAGGGCTTAGTGCCTTATATGTTGTCTTCTTTCTTCTGACAGAAAATAATATAGCGGCCCTTATTTGTTGCTCCTTTGCTATTATTTGTTTTGCAATACTTTCTTTATCCACGAATAAGGTTATTCCTTTTCACTTGGTTAAAAAGCTTTATCCGGCAAGTGTTCATTTCTTAATTATTGGTTTAATATTAGTCACAGGGGGAACCGATTCAGCATTTATTATTTGGTATGGAGCCGTTTTATGTGTTGCATTCTTCTATGGGAGCCTAAAGAGAGGGAAACTGTGGTTAATTTTAGGCGCTATAAATGTGGCCTTGGTCGGATTATTAGAATATTATCATATTGTTTCGATTCCCGACCTTGGAAATGATCAATACAAAGAGCTTACATCTTATTATTCATCGTTCTTATTTATCCTTTATATAGGTCGAAATTTCTATATGTATGAAAAATGGCACATACAAAGTTTAGGGGAATCAAAAAATTTGACCGATGAAATAGTAGCTCAAAATGAAGAATTAAAACAGTATCAAGAAGAGATTCAAACACAAAATGAAAGCTTAGAAAAGACACAGTCGATATTGTATTCGAGTTTAAAGTATGGTCGTAAAATTCAGTCTACATTATTAGATTATAGTAAGCTTGTTAAATCAAGTTTTGACGATGCTTTTATTATTGAAAGACCTAGAGATATTGTAAGTGGTGATTTTTATTGGTGTAAAGAGACTCCTACACATTTATATTTGGCTGTCGCTGATTGTACTGGGCATGGTATCCCATCTGCATTTTTAACTTTGGTTGGGGCTGCGAATCTTCATCAAGCAACACTCATTCAAAAAGAAAATGATCCTTCTAAAGTATTAGAAAAGCTGGATCAGTTGATATTAAAAGATTTGAATCAAGGTCGAAATGAAGGAATGGACATTGGCTTATTGATCTTGGATAAGAAACATAATGTAGGGGTGTATAGTGGTGCTAATACACCTTTATATATTGTAAGAGCTGATGAATTGGAAGAAATAAAAGGAAGTCGAAACCCAATTGGTGATACACGACAGAACAAAAAGGTATTTGAAACTACAAATATTAAGCTTCAAAAAGGTGATCAAGTGTATATAACAACTGATGGTTTTCAAGATCAATTTGGAGGAGAAAATGATCGTAAGTACTTACGAAAAAATCTAAAAAACTTACTGTTCAATAGTAAGGATTTATCTATGTCTGAGCAATGTAAATTGTTTGAAGAAGAGTTTGATAAGTGGAAAGGTAGCAATAAGCAAACAGACGATATTCTTATGGTTGGTTTTAAGTATTAA
- a CDS encoding nuclear transport factor 2 family protein: protein MNKFLIIIFVFISQNLLAQTNTELVAKTIQDYIKGSSYNNADLIVSAFTKDATLFLSAADGFKKYSPQEYASWFENKKEGEFNGRIGEILSIEIEHDIATAKAEILIPARNWRFVDLFLLKKVDDQWKIISKTATKTDIAENGKKVLFIVSNASFYGNTDLSTGNSFSEIVNAYDTFTKAGFNVDFVSPKGGAVPLAYINTSAELIKNYVYNSDFMYALKQTKAPEEINTQDYLAVQYIGGGAAMFQVPDNTAIQEIVMTIYEKQNGIISSVCHGTAGIAHLKTSDGKYLVDGKRVCGYPDEYENPTKSYFKTFPFLITKTIEERGGDFKYSARGKAHVEVDGRLVTGQNYQSSKGVSEKVIELINQNSI, encoded by the coding sequence ATGAATAAATTTCTCATCATCATTTTCGTATTTATTTCTCAAAATTTACTGGCACAAACCAACACAGAGTTGGTCGCCAAAACCATTCAAGACTACATCAAAGGTAGTTCTTATAATAATGCCGACCTCATAGTAAGTGCTTTCACTAAAGATGCCACACTTTTTTTATCAGCAGCAGATGGTTTTAAAAAATACAGTCCTCAAGAGTATGCTAGTTGGTTTGAAAACAAAAAAGAAGGTGAATTTAATGGTCGAATTGGCGAAATTCTTTCGATAGAAATAGAACACGATATTGCTACGGCAAAAGCTGAAATCTTGATTCCTGCAAGAAATTGGCGTTTTGTAGATTTATTTCTATTAAAAAAGGTAGATGACCAATGGAAGATAATCAGTAAAACAGCTACTAAAACTGACATTGCAGAAAATGGTAAAAAAGTCCTATTTATCGTTTCCAATGCAAGCTTTTATGGCAATACGGACTTATCAACAGGAAATAGTTTTTCAGAAATTGTAAATGCCTACGATACATTTACCAAAGCAGGATTTAATGTAGACTTTGTGAGCCCAAAAGGAGGCGCGGTACCTTTAGCCTATATCAATACTTCAGCCGAATTGATTAAAAATTATGTGTACAACAGCGATTTTATGTATGCCCTGAAACAGACAAAAGCACCAGAAGAGATCAATACACAAGATTACTTGGCGGTACAATATATTGGTGGTGGAGCCGCCATGTTCCAAGTACCCGATAACACTGCAATCCAAGAAATAGTCATGACCATTTATGAAAAACAAAATGGTATAATTTCCTCTGTTTGTCACGGAACTGCAGGGATAGCGCATCTAAAAACAAGTGATGGGAAATATTTAGTAGATGGTAAACGCGTATGTGGATACCCTGATGAATATGAAAACCCCACAAAATCTTATTTCAAAACCTTCCCATTTTTAATTACGAAAACCATTGAAGAAAGAGGTGGCGATTTTAAGTACTCAGCCCGTGGGAAAGCTCATGTTGAAGTAGACGGAAGATTGGTTACAGGTCAAAACTATCAAAGCTCTAAAGGCGTTTCTGAAAAAGTGATTGAATTGATTAATCAAAACTCCATATAG
- the map gene encoding type I methionyl aminopeptidase, whose product MSITKEYELVGMKRVSEVVGTTLKLMREYAKVGMSTKELDEYGGAILKSYGAKSAPYETYNFPGFTCISVNEEAAHGIPSEKRILKEGDLMNIDVSAELNGFWSDNGGSFVLGKDIHNHQPLVDASKNILHKAIKHIKGGVRISEIGYLIENEAKKSGFKVIKNLSGHGVGRSLHEKPENILNYRVKTNRERFKKNTTVAIETFISTKSTIAVQLNDGWTLVGNNGGFVTQHEQTILITDHNPMILTASNGIWD is encoded by the coding sequence ATGTCAATTACAAAAGAATATGAATTAGTAGGAATGAAAAGAGTTAGTGAAGTTGTTGGTACTACACTAAAATTGATGAGAGAGTATGCGAAAGTCGGAATGTCTACCAAAGAATTGGACGAATATGGTGGTGCAATTCTAAAAAGCTATGGAGCAAAATCAGCACCGTATGAAACTTATAATTTCCCAGGATTCACATGTATTAGCGTAAATGAAGAAGCCGCTCACGGCATACCATCTGAGAAAAGAATATTAAAAGAGGGTGATTTGATGAATATTGATGTATCGGCTGAATTAAATGGTTTCTGGTCTGACAATGGTGGTTCTTTTGTTCTTGGAAAAGATATTCATAACCACCAACCTCTTGTAGATGCTTCTAAAAATATATTACATAAAGCCATAAAGCATATTAAAGGGGGCGTAAGGATTTCTGAAATTGGATATTTAATAGAGAATGAAGCTAAAAAATCAGGCTTCAAAGTGATTAAAAACTTATCCGGTCATGGTGTCGGTAGAAGCCTACACGAGAAACCCGAAAACATTTTAAATTATAGGGTTAAAACAAATCGAGAAAGGTTTAAAAAGAATACGACAGTTGCTATAGAGACTTTCATATCTACAAAATCTACTATCGCAGTTCAATTAAATGATGGATGGACTTTAGTAGGAAACAATGGAGGATTTGTAACTCAGCACGAACAAACAATATTGATAACGGACCACAATCCTATGATTTTGACAGCTTCAAATGGTATTTGGGATTAA
- a CDS encoding helix-turn-helix domain-containing protein yields MNFDNQVIFFFSALGAFNGFLLSFYFAIAAKKRKFSNYFLALLILTLSVRIIKSVFFYFNPQLTTIFIQIGLSACALIGPFLFLYLKQYTTKEKLNWAVHTLPYLTGITILGAVYSYMGHRGGWSLWIVRSIYIQWFIYILLSFRFIKPSLKKLLNRENLKNKDAWVLSLFFGVTFVWLVYNIGVYTSYYIGAISFSFVLYIIVLLFVFRNNKQSTFFEEKEKYSNKRIENEVSKMLETGLTNFIENEMFLAPDMTLEKMANQLNVSKHTLSQFLNENMDKSFSNYVNELRVEKAKERLLTINNYTIEGIAYECGFNSKSTFYTAFKKVVGLTPAQFRKENSH; encoded by the coding sequence ATGAACTTTGATAACCAAGTCATTTTTTTCTTTAGTGCATTAGGAGCTTTTAACGGCTTTTTGCTTTCCTTCTATTTTGCAATAGCTGCTAAGAAGAGAAAGTTCTCAAATTACTTTTTGGCTTTACTGATTTTGACGTTGAGTGTTCGAATTATCAAATCTGTTTTCTTCTATTTTAATCCACAACTCACAACTATTTTCATTCAAATTGGGCTTTCAGCCTGTGCGCTAATTGGGCCTTTTTTATTTCTGTATCTCAAACAATATACAACGAAAGAAAAACTCAACTGGGCTGTTCATACTCTACCTTATTTGACAGGGATCACTATTTTGGGAGCTGTTTATTCCTATATGGGGCATCGTGGCGGATGGAGTCTATGGATTGTTAGGAGTATTTACATTCAATGGTTCATTTACATTTTACTCTCTTTTCGATTTATCAAACCAAGCCTTAAAAAGCTATTAAATCGAGAAAATTTAAAAAATAAGGATGCTTGGGTATTAAGCCTTTTTTTCGGGGTTACATTTGTTTGGTTGGTATATAATATCGGGGTATATACATCATATTATATCGGTGCTATATCATTTTCCTTTGTCTTGTATATCATTGTTTTGCTTTTCGTCTTTAGGAATAACAAGCAGAGTACATTTTTCGAAGAAAAAGAAAAATATAGCAACAAGAGAATTGAAAATGAGGTCTCAAAAATGTTAGAAACGGGTTTAACAAATTTCATAGAAAATGAAATGTTCCTTGCCCCTGACATGACGCTTGAGAAAATGGCGAATCAGTTGAACGTTTCAAAACACACCTTGTCTCAATTTCTAAATGAGAACATGGACAAATCCTTTTCCAATTATGTAAATGAACTTCGGGTCGAGAAAGCCAAAGAGCGTTTACTAACTATTAATAATTATACAATTGAAGGGATCGCCTATGAATGTGGCTTTAATTCTAAATCTACTTTTTACACCGCTTTCAAAAAGGTTGTTGGCCTAACTCCTGCTCAATTTCGTAAAGAAAATTCACACTAA
- a CDS encoding HNH endonuclease, translating into MQNKEFAQNLISQVWWNAWEMSFTENTILLRDNKLPQRQGFTILIEARSCSLTAIFSFESASLNLLEVVNKSIEENRALLQAILHKDQTVRLSLERLAVQENFQDKQHFSQDFKLIIRKTVEAYTEKSLLSFIDLLKTLVLIVFPYKQEVGAITEGRQVEVALSRYERSAKNRAIALSVHGYRCKACDLQMDEKYGAIAHNLIHVHHIIPVSEGERIFDPLVDLVPLCPNCHTIAHQQEPPLLPKQIRELIQKEHGIQIQ; encoded by the coding sequence ATGCAGAATAAGGAATTTGCGCAGAATCTTATTTCCCAAGTATGGTGGAACGCTTGGGAAATGAGTTTCACGGAAAATACAATTCTTCTTCGTGATAATAAACTACCCCAAAGACAAGGATTTACCATTCTAATTGAGGCAAGATCTTGTTCGCTGACAGCTATATTTAGCTTTGAAAGTGCCTCATTAAATTTGTTGGAAGTAGTCAATAAATCCATTGAAGAGAATAGAGCTTTGTTACAAGCGATCTTGCACAAAGATCAGACAGTCAGGCTAAGTTTAGAACGTTTAGCAGTTCAAGAGAACTTTCAAGATAAACAGCATTTTTCACAAGACTTCAAGTTAATCATTAGAAAGACTGTTGAGGCATATACTGAAAAGAGCCTGTTAAGCTTTATAGATCTATTGAAAACTTTGGTGCTAATTGTTTTTCCCTATAAGCAGGAAGTCGGAGCTATCACAGAAGGGAGGCAAGTGGAGGTAGCACTTTCTAGATATGAACGCAGTGCTAAAAATAGAGCAATAGCACTCTCCGTTCACGGCTATCGTTGTAAAGCTTGTGACCTTCAAATGGATGAAAAATACGGAGCAATCGCTCATAACTTAATCCATGTACACCATATTATCCCTGTTTCGGAAGGCGAAAGGATATTCGATCCTTTAGTGGACTTAGTACCGCTTTGCCCAAATTGCCATACAATCGCCCATCAGCAAGAACCACCTTTATTACCTAAACAAATTAGAGAACTAATACAGAAAGAACATGGAATACAGATTCAATAA